Proteins from a genomic interval of Rattus norvegicus strain BN/NHsdMcwi chromosome 2, GRCr8, whole genome shotgun sequence:
- the Gcnt4 gene encoding beta-1,3-galactosyl-O-glycosyl-glycoprotein beta-1,6-N-acetylglucosaminyltransferase 4 isoform X1: protein MKILRCCFKYTLQQKVFILFLTLWLFSLLKLLNVGRLLFPQRDIYLVEYSLSTSPFVRNRFPDTGDAARDAVNCSGVYEHEPLEIGKSLEIRRRNIIDLEDGDVAVMTSDCDIYQTLRQYHEKPVSRVEEDFPIAYSLVVHKDAIMVERLIRAIYNQHNLYCIHYDLKSPDAFKAAMNNLAKCFSNIFIASKLEAVEYAHISRLQADWNCLSDLLKSSVQWKYVINLCGQDFPLKSNFELVTELKKLRGRNMLETVRPPTGKMERFTYHHELRQVPYEYMKLPVKTNVSKGAPPHDIEVFVGSAYFVLSQAFVKYIFNSSLVKDFFAWSKDTYSPDEHFWATLIRIPGIPGGISRSSQDVSDLQSKTRLVKWNYYEGFFYPNCTGSHLRSVCIYGAAELRWLIKEGHWFANKFDSKVDPVLIKCLAEKLEEQQRKLIALSSEKSITEGNPKATHKITTGLRASDTES from the coding sequence ATGAAGATACTCAGATGTTGCTTTAAATACACTCTCCAGCAGAAAGTCTTCATCCTCTTCTTAACCCTATGGCTGTTCTCCTTGTTAAAGCTTCTAAATGTGGGCAGGCTCCTCTTCCCTCAGAGGGACATTTACTTGGTTGAATACTCCCTGAGTACCTCACCATTTGTAAGGAACAGGTTCCCCGACACCGGGGATGCAGCCAGGGATGCAGTGAACTGCTCAGGGGTCTACGAGCACGAGCCGTTGGAAATCGGCAAGAGTCTGGAAATCAGAAGACGCAATATCATCGACCTGGAGGACGGTGATGTCGCAGTGATGACAAGTGACTGTGACATCTATCAGACCCTAAGACAGTACCACGAAAAGCCCGTTTCAAGAGTGGAGGAGGACTTCCCCATAGCCTATTCACTGGTTGTCCACAAAGATGCCATTATGGTTGAACGGTTAATCCGTGCTATTTACAACCAGCACAACCTTTACTGTATCCACTATGACCTGAAGTCACCAGACGCATTCAAAGCTGCCATGAACAACTTGGCTAAGTGCTTCTCCAACATCTTCATCGCCTCCAAGTTAGAGGCCGTGGAGTATGCCCACATTTCCAGGCTCCAGGCTGACTGGAATTGCTTATCAGACCTTCTCAAGTCCTCCGTTCAGTGGAAGTACGTCATCAACCTATGTGGGCAAGACTTTCCCCTAAAGTCAAATTTTGAACTAGTGACAGAGCTGAAAAAACTCCGAGGAAGGAATATGTTAGAGACGGTGCGACCTCCCACAGGTAAGATGGAGAGGTTCACCTATCACCACGAACTCAGACAGGTGCCTTATGAGTACATGAAGCTGCCAGTAAAGACCAACGTCTCCAAGGGGGCACCCCCTCATGACATTGAGGTCTTTGTGGGCAGTGCCTATTTTGTTTTAAGTCAAgcatttgttaaatatattttcaacagCTCCCTCGTCAAAGACTTTTTTGCCTGGTCTAAAGATACATACTCTCCCGATGAACACTTTTGGGCCACCCTAATCCGGATACCAGGAATCCCGGGAGGAATTTCCAGATCGTCCCAGGATGTGTCTGACCTGCAGAGTAAGACCCGCCTGGTCAAATGGAATTACTACGAAGGCTTTTTCTACCCCAATTGCACTGGCTCTCACCTTCGAAGTGTGTGCATTTACGGAGCTGCAGAATTACGGTGGCTCATAAAGGAAGGGCATTGGTTTGCTAATAAGTTTGATTCTAAGGTAGACCCTGTCCTGATTAAGTGTCtggcagagaaacttgaagagcAACAGAGAAAGTTGATTGCTTTGTCTTCAGAGAAGTCCATTACAGAGGGAAACCCCAAAGCCACACATAAGATCACTACAGGCCTGAGGGCGTCTGATACAGAGAGTTAA